In the Candidatus Cloacimonadota bacterium genome, one interval contains:
- a CDS encoding NADH-quinone oxidoreductase subunit B has protein sequence MSDNSKDKLENNGLPEHERDLFCDTRPRVHKPLSKYVEKFLNWSRANSLWILGFGTGCGAIELRPLMTSRYDMSRYGIAPRPTPRQSSVFIIGGYMSVKTLKRVIRSYEQMQNPKFVIGLGSCTINGGMYWDSYNTINRLDHYLPVDIYIAGCMPRPEALIAGFDHLKKLIKAGKAEGANKYAENFDWYKANQKKIVKDWNMPDYNW, from the coding sequence ATGAGTGATAATAGTAAAGACAAATTAGAAAACAACGGACTTCCCGAACACGAAAGAGACCTTTTTTGCGATACTCGACCAAGAGTGCATAAACCTTTATCCAAATATGTAGAAAAATTCCTCAACTGGTCACGAGCGAATTCTTTATGGATCCTCGGTTTCGGAACCGGATGCGGAGCGATTGAACTGCGTCCTTTAATGACTTCCCGTTATGATATGTCTCGCTATGGAATTGCTCCCAGACCTACTCCCCGTCAATCTTCGGTTTTTATCATCGGCGGTTATATGTCGGTAAAAACTCTGAAAAGAGTAATCAGAAGTTACGAACAGATGCAGAATCCGAAATTCGTCATCGGTCTGGGAAGCTGCACGATCAACGGCGGGATGTATTGGGATAGTTACAATACCATCAATCGCTTGGATCATTACCTTCCTGTCGATATTTATATTGCCGGTTGTATGCCCAGACCGGAAGCATTAATTGCCGGTTTTGATCATCTTAAAAAACTGATCAAAGCAGGAAAAGCAGAAGGTGCCAATAAATATGCAGAAAATTTCGATTGGTATAAAGCCAATCAGAAAAAGATCGTTAAAGACTGGAATATGCCTGATTATAATTGGTAA
- a CDS encoding NADH-quinone oxidoreductase subunit H, with the protein MDLPLITTILYAVISLSVITVYGLTLTGLVWKIVARVHGRVGPPVWQPFLDIIKNNAKRTAISHGIMFYLGPVFRIAGGIGTYLFIPAIYGSVVFSNLSFSGDLLLVMYFIFFGQLGMALGAGESGHPYSAIGVARGLAQMSSFEVPFALSLISIAIQYKTLSITGIVAAQQGGLLHWTMFTNPLATIAGMIALLGMNMHNPFSVVLAPQEIPIGPPTEFHSSFLGTLQTNRAIFNSAKLILFMNLYFGGATNIISMILKTFMIYMVTVAVGVSFPRFRTEQAIRFFLKVPTLIALASVIIFSSK; encoded by the coding sequence ATGGATTTACCATTGATTACAACCATCTTGTACGCTGTGATTTCCCTGTCAGTTATCACTGTATATGGTTTGACATTAACAGGTTTAGTTTGGAAAATCGTTGCTCGAGTTCACGGACGAGTGGGACCTCCGGTTTGGCAACCGTTCCTTGATATAATCAAAAACAATGCTAAACGAACCGCGATCTCTCACGGAATTATGTTTTATTTAGGACCTGTTTTCAGGATTGCCGGCGGGATTGGAACATATCTCTTTATTCCTGCGATCTACGGTTCCGTCGTGTTCTCAAATTTAAGTTTTTCCGGAGACCTGCTGCTCGTTATGTATTTCATCTTTTTCGGACAACTCGGAATGGCTCTCGGTGCCGGAGAAAGCGGTCATCCCTACAGTGCCATCGGAGTTGCACGCGGACTTGCTCAAATGAGTTCCTTTGAAGTTCCATTCGCTCTTTCTTTGATCTCGATTGCTATCCAATACAAAACTCTCTCCATCACCGGCATAGTTGCTGCTCAACAAGGTGGACTTTTACATTGGACAATGTTCACGAATCCATTAGCAACCATCGCCGGCATGATCGCCCTGCTCGGTATGAATATGCACAACCCTTTCAGTGTAGTTCTCGCTCCACAGGAAATCCCGATAGGACCACCAACGGAATTTCACAGTTCTTTTCTCGGTACGCTCCAAACCAATAGAGCGATTTTTAATTCCGCCAAACTCATTCTTTTTATGAATCTTTACTTTGGAGGAGCAACAAATATTATCTCGATGATCTTAAAAACTTTTATGATCTATATGGTTACAGTCGCAGTTGGTGTTTCTTTCCCGAGATTCAGAACAGAACAGGCGATCAGATTCTTCTTGAAAGTTCCAACCTTGATCGCTTTGGCTTCTGTAATTATTTTCAGTTCAAAATAA
- a CDS encoding DUF302 domain-containing protein — protein sequence MKKLTIGLVIGIIVGLVGMGILVWKMMPQKMLNVVKSQYNFEETVALLQEASYSNGWEVLHVYDIGDCLFNEGYDDQMLKVNVISICQSEYSYNILQDDENKKIAAIMPCRIGIYEDLEGDVYITRMNIGLLSKMFGGTIEEIMSYVAKDDEKIIEDIIVQ from the coding sequence ATGAAAAAACTTACGATTGGTTTAGTCATTGGAATCATCGTCGGTTTGGTTGGAATGGGAATTTTAGTCTGGAAAATGATGCCGCAGAAAATGTTGAATGTTGTTAAGAGTCAATACAATTTTGAAGAAACTGTTGCTTTATTGCAGGAAGCATCATACTCGAACGGTTGGGAAGTTCTTCATGTTTATGACATTGGAGATTGCCTTTTTAATGAAGGTTATGATGATCAAATGCTCAAAGTAAATGTGATTTCGATTTGTCAGTCGGAATATTCTTATAATATTTTGCAGGATGATGAGAATAAAAAGATCGCAGCCATTATGCCTTGCCGGATTGGAATATATGAAGACTTGGAAGGCGATGTTTATATCACCAGGATGAACATCGGACTGTTGAGTAAAATGTTTGGCGGCACGATTGAAGAAATCATGAGTTATGTTGCTAAAGACGATGAAAAGATAATCGAGGATATTATTGTTCAATGA
- a CDS encoding NADH-quinone oxidoreductase subunit C has translation MKDLINRIKSKFKIEKVVEKRKDLIFFTIKKDNLPTIITHLRDYENYTHFVFLTAIDYLEKEIFQLTYLLHNYQTHTDLGIRVEIDRKNPEMISIHHLWEQVGTYQRELKEMFGINFPGSPRIDESFILERWQEIPPLRRDFDSREYSEKTYFPRKGRKSFDPKEYMKKKLYHGK, from the coding sequence ATGAAAGATTTAATAAATAGGATAAAAAGTAAATTCAAGATCGAGAAAGTTGTTGAAAAGCGGAAAGATTTGATTTTTTTTACTATTAAAAAAGATAACCTTCCAACAATCATCACTCATTTACGGGATTATGAAAACTACACCCATTTTGTTTTTCTGACTGCAATCGACTATCTTGAAAAGGAAATATTCCAGTTAACATATCTTCTTCATAATTATCAAACCCACACAGATCTTGGGATTCGGGTTGAGATCGACCGGAAAAATCCGGAAATGATCTCTATCCATCATCTCTGGGAACAGGTTGGAACTTATCAACGGGAATTGAAAGAAATGTTCGGAATTAATTTTCCGGGAAGTCCCCGTATCGATGAGAGTTTTATCCTGGAAAGATGGCAGGAAATTCCCCCGCTACGAAGAGATTTTGATAGTAGAGAATATTCTGAAAAAACATATTTCCCTCGTAAGGGAAGAAAATCATTTGATCCTAAAGAGTATATGAAGAAAAAACTTTATCATGGAAAATAG